AATCATTCACAAATTCTGTTATTTTAAGTTTTATAGAGAAAGAAACCGACAAATACAATGTGTTCTTCAAAATACTGCCTTCTTGAAATATGTATCAATCTCAGGTATAAATGCTAATACAGACTGATGAGAAGAAAATGGATTCCTCCGAAAAAATAAACAATCTGATTTCAAATCTCGAAAAAGCCATCATAGGCAAAAGGGAATGTCTTAAGCTCGTTGTCGCAGGCCTCATTGCAAGGGGGCATATCCTTATAGAAGATGTGCCGGGGGTTGGAAAAACTACACTTGCGCGGGCATTGGCAAAATCGTTAGACTGCAAATTCAGAAGGATTCAATTTACCCCCGATATGCTTCCAAGCGATATTATTGGCATATCAGTTTTCCAACAAGAGAATGGAGATTTTAGTTTCAGAAAAGGACCGATTTTCTCAAATATAGTGTTAGCCGATGAAATTAATAGGGCAACGCCGAGGACTCAAAGCAGCCTCCTTGAAGCGATGAATGATTATCAGGTTTCAGTAGACGGTATCACATATCAACTTCCAAATCCATTTGTAGTAATGGCAACACAAAATCCAGTTGAGTTTGAAGGCACATTTCCTCTACCTGAATCACAACTTGACAGATTCCTTTTGCGTGTAAGCATTGGCTATCCAACTATCGATGATGAAG
The genomic region above belongs to Candidatus Schekmanbacteria bacterium and contains:
- a CDS encoding MoxR family ATPase, with the translated sequence MDSSEKINNLISNLEKAIIGKRECLKLVVAGLIARGHILIEDVPGVGKTTLARALAKSLDCKFRRIQFTPDMLPSDIIGISVFQQENGDFSFRKGPIFSNIVLADEINRATPRTQSSLLEAMNDYQVSVDGITYQLPNPFVVMATQNPVEFEGTFPLPESQLDRFLLRVSIGYPTIDDEAKVMTGYSFKNIVDELTPVLKPEDVISLQNDAENILISESLVQYILNISDMTRKSELIELGVSPRGNLAFYKAVKAYALVEGRNYCIPDDIKKLTVPVLAHRIIPKGSGLYGDTENSSKILKDILSSIPVPE